In the genome of Mangifera indica cultivar Alphonso chromosome 9, CATAS_Mindica_2.1, whole genome shotgun sequence, the window CAGCCAGGTGCTGAAGATCCTCTACCCTTGGGCGCAGCCCCAATTCCCTTTCCTCTTCCTTGAAAATAAGTTTTCTTCTTTACTCTTCCTTCTCCTTCATGCTGGTTGTTTCCATTCATAATTGGAGCATTTCCAACATTTCCTTGATTAGATGATGCATTTTGAGCGATCCCACCACCTGGTTCCACGGCTGGGGAGATTGTAGAAGTGTTTGGAGCAGTTCTAATATGTTCTTGCCCCATGGGTTTCCCATCCTAAAGATAAATCCAAGACAAAACTCTTAAGCCTTTCTACCAcaatgttaattaaatatgtcTGTGAATacatttcacaaaaaaaaagcaTGATATGTGCTGGTTCATGAGAACAGTTACCCAGTAAGAAAGTCATAAGATGAAGTGAGCAAATTGATATCAGttgataatctaattaattttggGTCAATTCTGAGGATAGCCACTAAAAATACCAGAAAAATTGAACTTTAAGTGGTccaaaaaagagagataaacTGCTgcaaatcattttaataaatatcttcTTGCACAATGTTAACTGCAACCCATCCACCTTGAAGATGACAGAATGCAAATGcaataattaaatgatgactTTAACATAACAATATACTCCCAAGTCTTTGTCACAATTAACATTCATTCTTTTTCCATCTAGTGGACATACATATCGTTTTTTTGGATATCATGAAATCCCTTGACCTTCCATACATGTTCACCAAGTTCTAATCTGAGGGCTATTTTCTGACCCCACTACCTTGGTAGCCAGGAAACTAACGAGATTAATGTCCCAAGTACGTGGTAATGAAGTTAGCTTTTACCAGTAATTGCAACCCTTGAGGGGTGGTTGACATGCACACTGACATAGCTGTCTGGAGAATGACATATCATATctatattataaacaaaaatatgatgCAAAGAAGTAATGTAAACTCTAAGAGACTAGTGACTTGCAAGGAATCAAGTAATAAACATACCAAAGGAGTGAATAGAAATGGAAAGAAATAGTACTTGAATGGAAGTGATTGATGCTCTACTGGGGTTCAAAGCTTCCAGTCGTCTTTTCAATTCCTCAAGTCGAGAAAACTGAGTGTTACTGCTTTCTTGAACCTATTATacataatatcattaaaatgaTCCAAAGTATTGACATGTAAATCAAAACTCAGCAAGATATGTATACCAAATGGTTTAAATCTTCACATAACTTCTGCTTCATTGCTTCTTCTTCCTGCACAGCCTTTGATGCTGCTTCCCAGACCTGAAGTACAATGGAATGAAAAATCCAGAAAATCACAACCCAAGTAATACATCCTCTTCAGAGATCATAAAAGCTTTATTGTGGAATCAAGAGTTGTTCAGTTCCCTATAAAAATTCTGGAcatcaaaaattcaaatctgCATATACATGTACCAAATCACCAAGATGATATGGCTGAATGCAATATAAGCCAAGCTGGTTATGTTTCAGAAAATATTCTATTGCAACACATctagaaaaatgaaaactaatTCAACATTAAGTCTTAAAACCTTAGCAAAACCAACATTCACAAGTTCAATGCAAATATCAGAGTCTATATCACAAATCTGAAGGGtgaaattataataacataagCCAAGTTTAATCAGGAGGGACAAACCTTTCGTGCTTGTTCTTCCTTCTGCTTGGCAATACGAATTCTCTCAgttgacatttctattttcttcctCAACAGTTCAAGTGCTGAAGTTCAGCACCATACATCACAGCAATGCGGAAGTAATTCAACCATACAAATTAAGGAAAAGCAAATACCAAAAAGTGGCAACTTTAAGGAAACTAATGAAGTTTTACAAACCTGCCCTTTTAGGCCCAGCAGTGAGTTTCATTTCCATTGTAAGATTTGCTAGCTCTCTTTCAACGTCACGTATTTTAGAATAGTTTTCTTCGATGTATCTGACAGCAAGTAACTAAGAAGATCAGCAAGATATCCCTCTATACACCACTAGAAAGGATAAAGAGGATCACCAAg includes:
- the LOC123224741 gene encoding uncharacterized protein LOC123224741, which translates into the protein MASNPSLQPEIGPDGLPREAPVIAYTEKIIEEEQLQLRKYIEENYSKIRDVERELANLTMEMKLTAGPKRAALELLRKKIEMSTERIRIAKQKEEQARKVWEAASKAVQEEEAMKQKLCEDLNHLVQESSNTQFSRLEELKRRLEALNPSRASITSIQDGKPMGQEHIRTAPNTSTISPAVEPGGGIAQNASSNQGNVGNAPIMNGNNQHEGEGRVKKKTYFQGRGKGIGAAPKGRGSSAPGWTGAGFDVDGRA